The Duganella sp. BuS-21 sequence GTAGCCGTCGCGGCGCAGCGCGTCGCAATACGCGGCGGTGCGGCGGTCTTGCCAGACGATGGCGTTCATCAGCGGTTGTCCGCTGGCGCGGTCCCACAGGATGGTGGTTTCGCGCTGGTTGGCCAGGCCAATGGCGCGTACTTGCGTGGCGCTCACGTCGCAACGTTCCAGCACTTCGCGCGCTGCCGTCAGTTGTGAGTGCCACAATTCGTTCGGGTTGTGTTCCACCCAGCCCGGCTGGGGAAAGATCTGGCGGATGTCGTGCTGCGCGCAGCCGGCCACACGGCCAGCGGCATCAAACAGCACGGCGCGTGAGCTGGTGGTGCCTTGGTCGAGCGCCAGGATGTAGTCATCCATGCCTGCCTCCCGCCGCGAGAACAGGCGTCTGGCGCAGATGGCGTTGCATCCAGGCGTCGATCAGGCCTGTCGCGCCGGGCGGCGCTTGCAGGCCCAGCTTGGTGCGCCGCCACAGCACGTCGTCGGCGCTGCGGGCCCATTCGGTTTCCATCAGGTAGCGCAGTTCGCCTTCGTGCAAGCCGGGCGCGAGGGCGACGCCGAGATCGGCCAGCGATTGGCAGCCGGCCAGCAGCTTGTGCACACGGGTGCCGTAGGCGCGGGTGTAGCGCTTGGCCTGCGTGGCGGGCAGCCATGGATACTGGCGCTGGATGCGTTCGATGAAATCGTCAAAGTGCAGGACCGAGGCGTTGGCGGGCGCGGCGCCGAGCACGTCGCCGCCAGGCAGGCAGGCGGCGTCGGTCCAGGCTGCGCCGGGCACGGTCATCATGCCGGCGATGCGGTTCAAGGCTTGCTCCGCCAGCTTGCGGTAGGTGGTGACCTTGCCGCCGAATACGGACAGCAGCGGTGCGGCGCGCGTGTCGGTCAGCAGTTCGTAGTCGCGCGTGACGGCTGCCGCGTTGCCGGCGCCGTCATCGAGCAGCGGGCGGATGCCGGCGTAGCTCCACACCACGTCTGCCGGGCCGATCTGCTTGCGGAAGTAGCGGTTGCTGATGTTGCACAGGTAGGTGGTTTCGTCGGCGCTGATGGTTACTCGGCGCGGGTCTTCGGTAAATTCCACGTCGGTGGTGCCGATCAGCGTGTAGTGCTGTTCAAACGGCAGCGCGAAGACAATGCGGCCGTCGTCGTTCTGAAACAGGTAGGCCTCCTCGTGCTCAAACAGGCGCGGCACCACGATGTGGCTACCCTTGACCATGCGCAGCTTGCGCTGGCTGGCGATCTGCGCCTGCTGCAACAGGTCGAGCGCCCACGCGCCGGTGGCGTTGACCAGGCAGCGCGCTTCCACCGTGGTGGTGGTGCCGTCTTCCGCGCGCAGGCTGGCGTGCCAGGTCTGGTTGCTGGCGTGGAGGGATACGCAACGGGTGCGCGGCAGGATGATGGCGCCGCGCTCGTGCGCATCCAGCGCGTTGAGCACCACCAGCCGCGCATCGTCGACGGCGGCGTCGGCGTACATGAAGCCGCTGCGTAGCCCGGCCGTCAGCGCTTGTCCGGTTGCGTGCATGCGCAAGTCCAGCGACGCTGAAGCTGGCAGCAGCTCGCGCCGCGCCAGATGGTCGTACAGAAACAGCCCACAGCGCAGCATCCATGCCGGACGCAGTCCCGGCAACTGCGGCAGCACGAAGCGCAGCGGCCGGATCAAATGCGGTGCCGAGCGCATCAGCACCTCGCGCTCGCGCAGCGCCTTGCGCACCAGGCCCAGTTCGCCATATTGCAGATAGCGCAGGCCGCCGTGTATCAGCTTGGAGGAGGCGGACGAGGTATGCGCCGCCAGGTCATCCTGCTCGCACAGCACCACCGACAAGCCACGGCCGGCGGCGTCGCGCGCGATGCCGGCGCCGTTGATGCCGCCACCCACCACCAGCAGGTCGCAGCGCAGCACGGATGCGGTTTTCATCATGCTGCCGCCGCCGTCGCCTGTCCCAGCGATGCGCTCAGCATGGCGCCGAACTCCAGGCTGCCGACCGCCGTCTGGCCGCCGTCGATCGGCAAGACGGCACCGTTGATGTAGTCGGCCGCGCCGCTGGCGAGGAACAAGGCAAATGCCGCCACTTCGTCGCGGCTGGCGGCGCGGCCCGATGGTATGCCGCGCAGCAGACGATCCCAGCTGCGCTGGCCGTCCGGCGCCAGGCGGCGCATGCCTTCGGTGTCGCCCACCGGGCCGGGCGCGATGCCCAGGCAGCGGATGCCCACCGCGCCCCATTCGATGGACAGCGTGCGGATCAGCATGTCGATGCCGGCCTTGGCGGCGCACACGTGGCTTTGCGTGGCCGTCGGCAGCCGCGACTGGATGGCGGAGATGGCCAGCAGCATGCCGCCCGGCTTGGCCAGGAATTCATGCGCCGCGTGGGCGGTGTTGAAGGTGCCGATCAGGTCGATATCGATCACCGTG is a genomic window containing:
- a CDS encoding SDR family oxidoreductase; protein product: MTQIFVDGLLKGKVALITGGGSGINQRIAETYAAAGAAVAIVGRNLDKAELAAAAIRAAGGQAIGLSADVRDHDQIYAALFRTHQHFGRLDIVVAGAAGNFVANAVDMSARGFRTVIDIDLIGTFNTAHAAHEFLAKPGGMLLAISAIQSRLPTATQSHVCAAKAGIDMLIRTLSIEWGAVGIRCLGIAPGPVGDTEGMRRLAPDGQRSWDRLLRGIPSGRAASRDEVAAFALFLASGAADYINGAVLPIDGGQTAVGSLEFGAMLSASLGQATAAAA
- the glpD gene encoding glycerol-3-phosphate dehydrogenase, which gives rise to MKTASVLRCDLLVVGGGINGAGIARDAAGRGLSVVLCEQDDLAAHTSSASSKLIHGGLRYLQYGELGLVRKALREREVLMRSAPHLIRPLRFVLPQLPGLRPAWMLRCGLFLYDHLARRELLPASASLDLRMHATGQALTAGLRSGFMYADAAVDDARLVVLNALDAHERGAIILPRTRCVSLHASNQTWHASLRAEDGTTTTVEARCLVNATGAWALDLLQQAQIASQRKLRMVKGSHIVVPRLFEHEEAYLFQNDDGRIVFALPFEQHYTLIGTTDVEFTEDPRRVTISADETTYLCNISNRYFRKQIGPADVVWSYAGIRPLLDDGAGNAAAVTRDYELLTDTRAAPLLSVFGGKVTTYRKLAEQALNRIAGMMTVPGAAWTDAACLPGGDVLGAAPANASVLHFDDFIERIQRQYPWLPATQAKRYTRAYGTRVHKLLAGCQSLADLGVALAPGLHEGELRYLMETEWARSADDVLWRRTKLGLQAPPGATGLIDAWMQRHLRQTPVLAAGGRHG